The uncultured Mailhella sp. genome segment ACCGGTCACGGCACCAACGTGATCCAGGGCCTCGCCGTATCCATGGAAGCCTGCGCCGCGCCCGTCGTCATCATCTGCGCGGGCATCCTCTTCGCCTACACCCAGGCCGGTCTGTTCGGCATCTCCCTTGCCGCCACCACCATGCTCGCCCTCGCCGGCATGATCGTCGCCCTCGACGCCTACGGCCCCGTGACCGACAACGCCGGCGGCATCGCCGAAATGTCCGGTCTGCCTGAAGACATCCGCGAAACCACCGACGCCCTCGACGCCGTGGGCAACACCACCAAGGCCGTCACCAAGGGCTACGCCATCGGCTCCGCCGCTCTGGCCGCCCTCGTGCTCTTCGCTTCCTACACCGAAGACCTGAGCCGCTACTTCCCCAACCTCGACGTGACCTTCGCCCTTCAGGATCCCTACGTGCTGGTCGGTCTGTTCATCGGCGGCCTGCTCCCCTACCTGTTCGGCTCCATGGGCATGAAGGCCGTGGGCCGCGCCGGTGCCGCCGTCGTGGTTGAAGTGCGCCGTCAGTTCCACAACATTCCCGGCATCATGGAAGGCACCGGCAAGCCCGATTACAGCGCCTGCGTGGACATGCTCACCCGCTCCGCCATCAAGGAAATGATCGTGCCTTCCCTGCTGCCCGTGCTCGCCCCCGTGGTCGTGTACTACGTCATCAAGGCCTGCGGCGGACAGGCTGCCGCCTTCGCCTCCCTCGGCGCCATGCTCATGGGCACCATCGTCACCGGTCTGTTCGTGGCCATCTCCATGACCTCCGGCGGCGGCGCGTGGGACAACGCCAAGAAGTACATCGAAGAAGGCAACTTCGGCGGCAAGGGCTCCGAAGCCCACAAGGCCGCCGTGACCGGCGACACCGTCGGCGACCCCTACAAGGACACCGCCGGCCCCGCCGTCAACCCCATGATCAAGATCATCAACATCGTTGCCCTGCTTCTCCTGCAGGCCCTTGCCTAAACGTTGAACGGGGGCGGATCTTCCGCCCCCGAGCGCAAAAGAGAAAGCCGCGGCCCGTCCGCGGCTTTCTCTTTTGCGCTCTCGCCCCTCAAAATAAAAAAAGACACATCATTTTTTGCTGTTTCACGCCGCCTGCGCCGGGCCCGCACCTCTGCCCCCTCCCGCCGCAAAGGCGCGCTCCAAAACATCCGCCGCCTCTTTGCGGCCTGCGCTGCTGCGCCAACATCCAAGGAGTCCCATGAAAGCCATCGTTTCCAGCGTGTCAGGCAATACGCGCATGTATTTCTTCCTCTTTCTGCTCACTCTGGGCAGCACGATAGGCCTTCAGGGCTCATCCCTCCTCTACACCAACTACGCCGTGGAAGTCGGCGGCTTTTCCGCCGCGGACAACGGCTTCGTCGTGGCCCTGCGCGAAGTGCCGGGATTTCTCTGCTTTCTCGTGGTGCCGCTCATGCTCGTCATGCGAGAGCACAGGCTCTGCGTGCTCTCCGTCGTCGTCTGCGGCGTGGGCACGGCCGTCATCGGCATGTTCTCCTCCTTCTGGGGCATCGCGGGCGCGGTGTTCGTCATGTCGGCGGGCTATCACTTCTTCGAGACCATCAATCAGTCGCTCATGATCCAGTACTACGACCTCGCCAGCACTCCCCTGATCATGGGCCGCATGCGCGGTCTCGCCGCAGGCGGCAGTCTCGCCGTCTCGCTGCTCGTCTTCTTCGGCTCCGGGCATCTTTCCTACGAAGCCATGTTCGCGCTCATGGGCGCGGTCGTCGTGGCCCTCGGAGCGGCATGCCTCTTCTTCGATCCGTCCAGCCCCAGAGTCGCCCCCCAGAAAAAAGGCATGGTCTTCTGCTCGCGCTACTGGCTCTTCTACGCCCTTACCCTGCTCATGGGCGGCCGCAGGCAGATCTTCACCGTCTTCTCCCTCTTTCTGCTCGTGGAAAAATTCGGATTCTCCGTGCGCACGGTGGCCATCCTCTACATGGTGAACTACGCGGTGAACTGGTTCTTCAATCCCCTCATCGGCCGCATCATCAACCGCATCGGCGAACGCCGCCTCCTCACCATCGAATACACCTCCGCCTTCTTCATCTTTCTCGGCTACGCCTGGACCGACAGCGCCTGGCTTGCCGGCATCATGTACGTGCTCGACAGTCTGACCTTCAACTTCGCCATAGCCGTGCGCACCTTCTTCCAGAAAATCGCCGATCCCTCCGACGTGGCCCCCAGCATGGGCCTTGCCCAGACCATCAACCACATCGCCGCCGTGCTCATTCCGCCTCTCGGCGGCTGGCTGTGGGTGACCTTCGGCTATCAGCTGCCCTTCTACTGCGGCATGGGACTCACGGTGCTCTCCCTGCTGCTCATCCAGTTCATGGACAGGGAAATAGCCCAGGCCAGAAGCAGAGCCTGACCCGGTTCCGCGAGGCCCCGCCCGAAACAAAGCCCGCGCGGGCAAAGAACTCGCGCCGACGCGCCGTTCATAAACGCTTGAGGCTCAGGCCGCGCTGGTGTACGCTCCAAAAAGCATTCAACCGGGAGAAAACATGAGCGAAGTGGTACGTTTTGGAGTTTCGCTGGAGCGCGACCTGCTCACGGCCTTTGACCGTCACAGCGAGCGCAAGGGTTTTGCCAACCGTTCCGAGGCGCTGCGTCACTGCATACGCCGCGAGCTGTCGGAGGAAATCGTTTCCGATCCCGACGCGCCCGTGGCCGGCGTGCTCACGCTGGTGTACGATCATCACGACAACGACCTGCCCGGCCGTCTCACCTCCCTGCAGCACGAAGCGCACGGCATGGTGCTCGCTACCATGCACGTGCATCTCGACGAACATCACTGTCTGGAAACCATGGCCCTGCGCGGGCCCGCCGCAGCCGTGAACGAACTGGCCGACAGGCTCCGCTCCTCGCGCGGCGTGCTGCAGAGCTCCTGCGCCCTCACCGCCATCGAAGCCGCGCCCGAACACCATGTCTTCCACGACCATGCCCATAAATAAGGATCACGCATGAGCACAATTTCGGAATCCGGCGCGCCTCTCAAGGACGTACAGAACAGCCCCTCCACCGTGGCGCTCGACATCGACCGCGTCGGCGTCAAACACGTGGAGCTGCCCCTGGTGGTGAAGGACAGAGACAAGGGCCGTCAGCACACCGTGGCGAGCGTCGACATGGGAGTCGATCTTCCGGCCGCCTACAAGGGCACGCACATGAGCCGCTTTGTAGAGGCTCTGGAAAACTGGCGCGAGGCCAGCGCCGAAGAGCTGGACTACACGTCCATGAAGCGCCTGCTTTCCGACGTGCTCACCCGCCTGAACGCCCACAGAGCCTACGCAAGGTTCAGCTTTCCCTATTTCCGCACCCGCCGCGCGCCCGTTTCCGGGCAGGCCGCGCCCGTGCGCTATCGGTGCCGCCTTACCGGCGAACTGGAACAGGGACAGGAAGGCCCCCGCTTTCTGCTGGAGCTCGAAGTGCCCGTGACCACCGTGTGCCCCTGCTCCAAGGCCATCAGCCGCGCCGGAGCCCACGGACAGCGCGCCCTGGTGCGCATGGGCATTCGCATGAGCCGCTTCGAGTGGCTGGAAGGCTTCATCGACATCGCCGAGGAATCCGGTTCCGCGCCCATCTACACGCTGCTGAAAAGACCCGATGAAAAATTCGTGACCGAGCAGGCCTACGACAACGCCCTCTTCGTGGAAGACGTGGTGCGCAACGTGGCCACCAAGCTCGAACAGCACGCCCACGTCACCTGGTTTTGCGTGGAAGTCGAAAGCGAGGAATCCATTCACGGCCACAACGCCTTTGCAAGCATAGAGCGCTCCGTAACCAGAGCCTGAACCCCCTCTCTCGCAAAAAGACGCAGGGGAATTTTTTTGATTTTATTTTTTTAAAAAACGGACTATGCTCCCATAAAACGGCATTTCCACAACCTCTCCTCAACGAGGCGTCCCATGAGAACCTGTCACGCACACAAGTCAGCCGGCGGCGGTCTGATCCCGCCATGGCGTCGTCATGCGTCTGAAAGCGTTCTCCTTCTGCACGGCTTCTCCGTCCGGCAGCCCCGCTGAGGCTTCGTCGCCGATTTCTCATCCGGGCCCCTTCCGCCGGCGGCCCGTCCCTTTCAGAAGCAGCGCCCTCTCTTCCGCCCCTTGTCCCGGTCTGCGGCCGGGCTCTCCGGCAATATGCCGACACTTCCTTTTCCCCGAGTATCTACCGTGAGCGACTATCAGATCTTCATATACATCGCCATTGCCATTTATCTGCTTCTCATGCTCTACATCGGCATCATCTGCGCCAAACGCAACAGCAACGCCCATGAATACTATCTGGGCGGCCGCAAAATGGGGCCCATCGTCACCGCCATGAGCGCGGAAGCCTCCGACATGTCCTCCTGGCTGCTCATGGGCCTGCCGGGACTCGCCCTGTTCACCGGCATCGCCGAACCTGGATGGACCGCCATCGGCCTGGCCATCGGCACCTATCTGAACTGGCTCATCGTGGCGCGCCGCCTGCGCGTGTACAGCGAAAAAATCCACGCCATCACCATTCCCGACTTCTTCGCCCGCCGCTTCCATGACTCCAGCAGTCTGCTCGTCGGCATCTCGGCGCTCATCATCGTCATTTTTTTCATTCCCTACACCGCCGCCGGCTTCGCTTCCTGCGGCAAGCTCTTCTCCACGCTCTGCGGCCTCGACTACGTGACGGGCATGCTCATCGGCACCGTGGTCATCGCAGGCTACACCATCCTCGGCGGATTCCTGGCCGCATCCATGACCGACCTTGTGCAGTCCATCATCATGACGCTCGCGCTGTTCATCATCGTGGCCTTCGGCATCCACATGGCCGGCGGCTGGGACGCCGTGAAGACCGCCGCCAGCCTCGAAGGCTACATCAGCCTCACCCACGCCACCAACGTGGTGACGCATGAAATTTCGGAATACGGCACCCTCACCATCTTCTCCACCCTGGCCTGGGGCCTCGGCTACTTCGGCATGCCCCACATCCTGCTGCGCTTCATGGCCATCCGCGACGAAAACGAAATCGCCATCTCCCGCCGCATCGGCTCCACCTGGGTGGTCATCGCCATGGGCTGCGCCATCTTCATCGGCGTCATCGGCTACGCCATGATTCAGGCCGGAGCCCTCGCCCCCTATCAGACCGGCTCCGACGCCGAAACCATCATCATCAAGATCAGCGGCCTGCTCAGCTCCTTCGGCGTCGTGCCCGCGTTCATGGCCGGCCTCGTGCTCGCCGGCATTCTGGCCAGCACCATGTCCACGGCGTCCGGTCAGCTCCTCGCCGCAGCCTCCAGCGTGTCGGAAAACCTCTTCAAGGGCGTGTTCCACATCCAGATGACCGACCGCTCCACCATGCTTTCGGCCCGCGGCACCGTGCTCCTCATTTCCATCATCGGCACCGTCATCGCCTGCGATCCGGAAAGCTCCATCTTCCAGATCGTGTCCTTCGCCTGGGCGGGCTTCGGCGCGTCCTTCGGCCCGGTCATGCTCTTCGCCCT includes the following:
- a CDS encoding MFS transporter — encoded protein: MKAIVSSVSGNTRMYFFLFLLTLGSTIGLQGSSLLYTNYAVEVGGFSAADNGFVVALREVPGFLCFLVVPLMLVMREHRLCVLSVVVCGVGTAVIGMFSSFWGIAGAVFVMSAGYHFFETINQSLMIQYYDLASTPLIMGRMRGLAAGGSLAVSLLVFFGSGHLSYEAMFALMGAVVVALGAACLFFDPSSPRVAPQKKGMVFCSRYWLFYALTLLMGGRRQIFTVFSLFLLVEKFGFSVRTVAILYMVNYAVNWFFNPLIGRIINRIGERRLLTIEYTSAFFIFLGYAWTDSAWLAGIMYVLDSLTFNFAIAVRTFFQKIADPSDVAPSMGLAQTINHIAAVLIPPLGGWLWVTFGYQLPFYCGMGLTVLSLLLIQFMDREIAQARSRA
- the nikR gene encoding nickel-responsive transcriptional regulator NikR; its protein translation is MSEVVRFGVSLERDLLTAFDRHSERKGFANRSEALRHCIRRELSEEIVSDPDAPVAGVLTLVYDHHDNDLPGRLTSLQHEAHGMVLATMHVHLDEHHCLETMALRGPAAAVNELADRLRSSRGVLQSSCALTAIEAAPEHHVFHDHAHK
- the folE2 gene encoding GTP cyclohydrolase FolE2 — protein: MSTISESGAPLKDVQNSPSTVALDIDRVGVKHVELPLVVKDRDKGRQHTVASVDMGVDLPAAYKGTHMSRFVEALENWREASAEELDYTSMKRLLSDVLTRLNAHRAYARFSFPYFRTRRAPVSGQAAPVRYRCRLTGELEQGQEGPRFLLELEVPVTTVCPCSKAISRAGAHGQRALVRMGIRMSRFEWLEGFIDIAEESGSAPIYTLLKRPDEKFVTEQAYDNALFVEDVVRNVATKLEQHAHVTWFCVEVESEESIHGHNAFASIERSVTRA
- a CDS encoding sodium/proline symporter codes for the protein MSDYQIFIYIAIAIYLLLMLYIGIICAKRNSNAHEYYLGGRKMGPIVTAMSAEASDMSSWLLMGLPGLALFTGIAEPGWTAIGLAIGTYLNWLIVARRLRVYSEKIHAITIPDFFARRFHDSSSLLVGISALIIVIFFIPYTAAGFASCGKLFSTLCGLDYVTGMLIGTVVIAGYTILGGFLAASMTDLVQSIIMTLALFIIVAFGIHMAGGWDAVKTAASLEGYISLTHATNVVTHEISEYGTLTIFSTLAWGLGYFGMPHILLRFMAIRDENEIAISRRIGSTWVVIAMGCAIFIGVIGYAMIQAGALAPYQTGSDAETIIIKISGLLSSFGVVPAFMAGLVLAGILASTMSTASGQLLAAASSVSENLFKGVFHIQMTDRSTMLSARGTVLLISIIGTVIACDPESSIFQIVSFAWAGFGASFGPVMLFALFWRRCNRWGALSGMAAGGVMVFVWKYLVKPLGGVWGIYELLPAFLVACAVIVVVSLLTAKPDENMLKDFDAVNNAK